Proteins encoded by one window of bacterium:
- a CDS encoding carboxypeptidase-like regulatory domain-containing protein has product MFRSLANRSVFSLFVLSTIFSLSFITPTVAQDRKIISITPVVKIAIEGMVRDFDSQQPIPFATVQVEGTGQSTVANDAGRYRLIVEQGLEYRLKCSHIAYYSERVTVIAVEGGVSQDFALHPAMIEIPGTSVFDRAVDPAQRIILEAIARKKDILSKLHDYSFDAYTKLVVRDSKKPDSLNILLITETQVTCYWEQPDKYKEVITARKQSKNIEAENNLVTVGEILNFNKNRIEAGEMSIVSPTANDALDFYDYSLMDTTFIDSQRVFVLAIEPKNDLETLFKGTIHIADSTFDVVAVDVGFSGLRSAFIKNPRYSQHCAQFNNEYWLPVEIRFGADVKLPIPFPGFPSEMSFQHVASLHNFSIEQGIKKGTFGEIVLEVTEEADSFDSTAWNNQQSIPLTQDEMTGYQRIDSLESVPKPIGKQLAMALIGLPFIVSTRDELFHFNRAEGAYLGYGMYSNKLLPRTSLNGGVGYAFGAEYWQWRVGAYFEPLKTWPLTAYAGYHDYTWRRATVIHRWGSNMTLPALWNQTDPFDYFKEKGFSLGLSTKLVNQTRLSIGYGNFHQKSMALASDSLNSDYSFFGEEDSIRANPAIADGHLRDLSVGFSVDTRPRMLRKGKTEVVGEPLYSEFSVGLVHTSPGLLKSDFDFTSYHATLFHRQRTLGMGVTSLWAYYGASDKPLPPQRYFTMEYSPLDFYQDRSFKTLDQTLFAGDRLFAVSMRHEFRRSLWVKSGLPVIKKIPWWLSVHGGAFWSDFKHQPDPDQIYGQVARKAYSEIGFSLGNLTPFISPFNFSAGFTWQLSAYETSDWTFSWGIEF; this is encoded by the coding sequence ATGTTCAGATCGTTAGCGAATCGTTCTGTTTTCAGTCTGTTTGTTCTCTCCACGATATTCTCTCTCAGTTTCATCACTCCAACCGTCGCTCAGGATAGAAAGATCATCAGCATTACACCGGTGGTGAAGATCGCTATCGAGGGGATGGTGCGCGACTTTGACAGCCAGCAGCCGATTCCCTTTGCGACTGTGCAGGTCGAAGGGACGGGGCAGTCGACGGTCGCGAATGACGCGGGGAGATACCGGTTGATCGTGGAACAAGGGCTGGAGTATCGTCTCAAGTGCAGTCATATCGCCTATTATTCAGAGCGAGTGACGGTGATTGCGGTTGAGGGAGGAGTCAGTCAGGACTTCGCCCTGCATCCGGCGATGATCGAAATTCCCGGGACCAGCGTGTTTGACCGGGCGGTCGATCCGGCGCAGCGGATCATTCTCGAGGCGATCGCACGGAAAAAGGATATTCTGAGCAAACTGCATGACTATAGTTTTGATGCCTATACCAAGCTGGTGGTGCGGGACAGCAAAAAGCCGGATTCGCTCAATATCCTTTTGATCACGGAAACGCAGGTGACCTGTTATTGGGAGCAACCGGACAAATACAAAGAGGTGATCACGGCGCGGAAACAGTCCAAGAATATCGAGGCTGAAAACAATCTCGTGACGGTGGGGGAGATACTCAATTTCAATAAGAATCGAATTGAGGCCGGGGAGATGTCGATCGTTTCACCAACAGCCAACGATGCGCTTGATTTCTATGACTATTCGCTGATGGATACGACTTTCATTGACAGTCAGCGGGTCTTTGTGCTGGCAATCGAACCGAAGAATGACCTTGAGACATTGTTCAAGGGGACGATCCATATCGCGGATTCTACCTTCGATGTGGTGGCGGTTGATGTCGGTTTCAGCGGCCTTCGGTCGGCATTCATCAAGAATCCCCGTTATAGCCAGCACTGTGCGCAATTCAACAATGAGTATTGGTTGCCGGTGGAGATACGGTTTGGCGCCGATGTCAAACTGCCGATCCCTTTTCCGGGATTTCCGAGTGAGATGTCGTTTCAGCATGTGGCCTCGCTCCATAATTTCAGTATTGAGCAAGGGATTAAGAAGGGGACATTTGGTGAAATTGTACTGGAAGTGACAGAGGAGGCCGACTCGTTTGATTCGACTGCCTGGAACAACCAGCAGTCAATACCATTGACGCAGGATGAAATGACTGGCTATCAACGGATCGACTCGCTGGAATCGGTGCCGAAACCGATCGGGAAGCAGTTGGCGATGGCGCTGATCGGGCTGCCTTTCATCGTGTCTACCAGGGATGAACTTTTCCATTTCAATCGCGCCGAGGGGGCATACCTCGGGTATGGTATGTACTCTAACAAACTACTTCCGCGAACATCATTGAACGGCGGGGTCGGGTACGCCTTTGGAGCGGAGTACTGGCAATGGCGGGTTGGCGCGTATTTTGAGCCATTGAAAACGTGGCCGCTTACGGCATATGCAGGGTATCATGATTATACATGGCGCCGTGCGACGGTCATTCATAGGTGGGGGAGTAATATGACTCTGCCGGCGCTGTGGAACCAAACCGACCCGTTTGACTACTTTAAGGAGAAAGGATTTTCGCTTGGCCTTTCAACCAAACTGGTCAACCAGACTCGGCTTTCGATCGGATACGGTAATTTCCATCAGAAATCAATGGCACTGGCATCGGATTCACTCAATAGCGATTACAGCTTTTTTGGTGAAGAGGACTCAATTCGGGCAAATCCGGCCATAGCTGACGGACACCTAAGAGACCTCTCCGTCGGATTCAGCGTTGATACACGGCCCCGCATGTTGCGTAAAGGGAAGACTGAGGTGGTAGGAGAGCCGTTGTATTCGGAGTTTTCTGTTGGGCTGGTGCATACATCGCCCGGCTTGCTCAAAAGCGATTTTGATTTCACCAGTTATCACGCGACTCTCTTTCATCGGCAGCGAACTTTGGGCATGGGGGTGACGTCATTATGGGCATATTACGGCGCATCGGATAAGCCATTGCCGCCACAGCGCTACTTTACAATGGAATACAGTCCTCTCGACTTTTATCAGGACCGGTCATTCAAAACGCTCGATCAGACACTTTTCGCCGGTGACCGGCTGTTTGCAGTCAGCATGCGGCATGAGTTCCGGAGATCGCTTTGGGTGAAAAGCGGGTTGCCGGTGATAAAGAAGATCCCCTGGTGGCTGAGTGTACATGGCGGGGCGTTCTGGAGTGACTTCAAGCATCAGCCTGACCCGGATCAGATCTATGGTCAGGTGGCGCGCAAGGCGTATTCGGAGATCGGGTTTTCATTGGGGAATCTGACGCCATTTATCTCGCCGTTCAATTTCAGCGCGGGGTTTACCTGGCAGTTGTCCGCCTACGAAACGAGCGATTGGACATTTAGTTGGGGAATTGAGTTCTAA
- a CDS encoding amidohydrolase family protein: protein MRLTKLLSLLLVLTAASICAHDYIPGAPQTAPILLKGGTLYTISNGVLENTDLLFENGRITQIARGITPPAGAEVIDVTGQMVYPGLINGYTQVGLVEVGSVRGSNDNNEIGRNNADLKAWVAYSPDSEIIPTVRSNGVLTCLVVSGGALIQGRSSLMNMDGWTREDAAEKPIVALHMAWPSSAIVDAWWSEKTVEEQKKEMTENRVAIAQLFESAHAYSLAKQADPNIKQDTRWEAMLPVFSGELPVIISADDQRQIEEAVAFSKRFGFKLMISGGREAWKVAELLTANSIPVIVAPTTSMPMRHDDAYDLAYSIPALLARAGVTFCFGTFDTWGSRNLPFQAGNAVAYGLDKDLALRAITLIPAQLFGVDKEIGSLEIGKKATLIVSRGDILDPLTHNVTQAYIGGRKVDLDNKQKELYRKYEAKRATN, encoded by the coding sequence ATGCGACTCACTAAACTCCTCTCCCTGCTGCTGGTGCTGACAGCAGCATCGATCTGCGCCCATGATTATATTCCCGGCGCACCGCAGACCGCTCCGATTCTCCTCAAAGGCGGCACCCTCTACACCATTTCCAATGGTGTTCTGGAGAATACTGATCTGCTCTTTGAGAATGGTCGTATCACCCAGATCGCCCGCGGCATCACGCCCCCCGCTGGTGCGGAGGTGATTGATGTTACCGGTCAAATGGTCTATCCCGGACTTATCAATGGATACACGCAGGTCGGCCTGGTCGAAGTTGGCTCAGTCCGCGGCTCCAACGATAACAACGAAATCGGCCGCAACAATGCCGACCTGAAAGCCTGGGTCGCCTACAGCCCCGATTCGGAGATCATTCCAACTGTACGCTCCAACGGTGTCCTCACTTGCCTCGTCGTGTCCGGTGGCGCGCTGATTCAGGGACGCTCCAGTCTTATGAACATGGATGGCTGGACTCGCGAAGATGCCGCCGAAAAGCCGATCGTCGCTCTGCATATGGCATGGCCCTCGTCGGCCATTGTAGATGCCTGGTGGTCTGAAAAAACGGTTGAAGAACAGAAAAAGGAGATGACCGAGAACCGGGTCGCCATCGCCCAGCTCTTTGAAAGTGCCCACGCCTATTCTCTGGCCAAACAAGCCGATCCCAATATCAAGCAGGATACCCGATGGGAAGCGATGCTCCCGGTCTTCTCCGGCGAGCTTCCAGTCATCATCTCGGCCGATGATCAGCGACAGATCGAAGAAGCCGTTGCCTTCAGCAAACGCTTTGGCTTTAAACTGATGATCTCTGGTGGACGTGAGGCGTGGAAAGTCGCCGAATTGCTAACCGCCAATTCCATCCCCGTGATTGTCGCACCAACTACCTCAATGCCGATGCGACATGATGATGCCTATGACCTCGCATACAGCATTCCGGCACTCCTGGCCAGAGCCGGAGTTACCTTCTGTTTCGGGACATTCGATACATGGGGTTCGCGCAATCTCCCCTTCCAGGCAGGCAATGCGGTCGCTTATGGATTGGACAAAGATCTGGCGCTTCGGGCTATCACCCTTATCCCGGCTCAGCTTTTTGGCGTTGATAAAGAGATCGGCTCGCTCGAAATCGGCAAGAAAGCGACGCTGATCGTCTCCAGAGGAGATATCCTCGACCCCCTCACCCACAACGTTACACAAGCATACATTGGTGGTCGAAAGGTCGATTTGGATAATAAGCAGAAAGAGCTGTACCGAAAGTACGAAGCCAAGCGGGCGACAAACTAA
- a CDS encoding N-formylglutamate amidohydrolase has translation MSDLRFSIVSEEGALVGVALHAGNRVRPNLLDHFALTEIERLYEEDPGTDLLAEIAPTRLISHISRFEHDLNRPREKAVYRHPDDAWGMTVWKTDLPDAAIAESLDHYDEFYRTAQAMLRHKVEKYGKALVLDLHSYNHRRSGPTMPAADSSGNPTIEIDTTETNRQRWSGQIDRLIECLRDQTWNGERLDVRENVRFRGPGHFAKWVEESFGGSICVVSIEAKKVYMDEWTGEIDQTSVESLRRVLKIGVEALSERIFGE, from the coding sequence ATGAGCGACCTACGTTTTAGTATAGTCTCTGAAGAGGGAGCGTTGGTCGGGGTAGCGCTTCATGCGGGGAATCGCGTTCGGCCAAACCTACTGGATCACTTTGCCCTGACTGAGATCGAGCGACTCTATGAAGAGGACCCCGGGACAGATCTGTTGGCGGAAATTGCTCCCACCAGACTAATCTCCCACATATCCCGTTTTGAGCATGACCTAAATCGACCACGTGAAAAGGCTGTGTATCGACATCCCGATGATGCGTGGGGAATGACAGTGTGGAAAACAGACTTGCCGGATGCGGCAATTGCTGAGTCACTGGACCATTACGACGAATTCTATCGAACTGCTCAAGCGATGTTGCGGCACAAAGTCGAGAAATACGGGAAAGCCCTCGTGCTTGATTTGCATTCATATAATCACCGTCGGTCCGGACCGACGATGCCTGCCGCGGATAGCTCCGGCAATCCAACGATAGAGATCGACACAACCGAAACGAACCGGCAGCGTTGGTCGGGCCAAATTGATCGCCTGATCGAATGCTTGCGAGATCAAACGTGGAATGGCGAGAGGTTGGATGTTCGAGAGAATGTCAGATTCAGAGGTCCGGGGCATTTTGCCAAATGGGTCGAGGAGAGTTTTGGTGGATCGATCTGCGTGGTTTCCATCGAGGCGAAGAAGGTGTACATGGATGAATGGACCGGGGAGATAGACCAGACATCGGTAGAATCACTGCGGCGAGTACTCAAGATTGGAGTTGAGGCTCTGTCTGAGAGAATATTCGGCGAATAA